From Kineosporia succinea, the proteins below share one genomic window:
- a CDS encoding alpha/beta fold hydrolase has translation MTITPHPLTPGTHSLPLGDTHVIYHVAGSGPVMIAHSGGPGVGYAYLRSTALEEHFTMIYPEPLGTGASGPLPGKATYDDTYADVLQALVDHLGIERAHLLGHSHGGVVAQRFALRFPERVAGLVLYSSTPVTDAAFWLAARDATLAYRDPSVPETADVVEAIVTDSAGLDEPGKTALLRRALPVYFADFFARQDEFEPLRRAVRSWPVTFGSTIVDYREELHRLRVPTLVVTGRHDFICGPVWAQMLHDRIPGSRLVILENSGHFASLEEPDAFVEAVLPLL, from the coding sequence GTGACCATCACGCCTCACCCCCTCACGCCGGGAACGCATTCCCTGCCGCTCGGCGACACCCACGTGATCTACCACGTCGCCGGGTCCGGCCCGGTCATGATCGCCCATTCCGGCGGCCCCGGCGTCGGTTACGCCTACCTGCGGTCGACGGCGCTCGAAGAGCACTTCACCATGATCTACCCCGAGCCGCTGGGAACCGGCGCCTCCGGCCCGCTCCCCGGGAAGGCGACGTACGACGACACCTACGCCGACGTCCTCCAGGCCCTGGTCGACCACCTCGGCATCGAACGCGCCCACCTGCTCGGGCACTCGCACGGCGGCGTCGTGGCCCAGCGTTTCGCCCTGAGGTTCCCGGAGCGGGTCGCCGGGCTCGTGCTCTACAGCAGCACCCCCGTCACCGACGCGGCCTTCTGGCTGGCGGCCCGGGACGCGACGCTCGCCTACCGGGACCCCTCGGTGCCGGAGACCGCCGACGTCGTCGAGGCCATCGTGACCGACTCCGCCGGGCTGGACGAGCCCGGCAAGACCGCCCTGCTGCGCCGGGCCCTTCCCGTGTACTTCGCCGACTTCTTCGCCCGCCAGGACGAATTCGAGCCGCTGCGCCGGGCCGTGCGCTCCTGGCCGGTGACGTTCGGGTCCACCATCGTCGATTACCGCGAGGAGCTGCACCGGCTGCGCGTTCCCACACTCGTCGTGACCGGCCGTCACGACTTCATCTGCGGACCCGTGTGGGCCCAGATGCTGCACGACCGCATCCCCGGATCCCGGCTGGTGATCCTGGAGAACAGCGGCCATTTCGCCAGTCTCGAGGAACCGGACGCGTTCGTCGAGGCCGTACTCCCGCTCCTGTGA
- a CDS encoding LysR family transcriptional regulator, translated as MLERLEIRQLRHFSALAKTRSITAAARSQGIVQSGLSNSIQMLERELGAELYVRGTRPLRLTAAGEALVGPARQAIEAVGAARRAVLDTQEVLSGRLRLGLTRCAQHMLPLARHLGDFLAAHPGIDVRVCSAAEARLIRMVEAGELDCAVAALPEKAGRLRMFPIVTEQLTLTCGPGHPLANALEVSLDDLAGQHFVEVPATWASRKLIDETFRDAGLERRVLAEVDDWTLILDLLATGTGLGFVPSRLPARIGNGRTPGVRQIPVSNLHLSTGVGVILPAYSETAPVASAFARDLGVRDDHGTPGARANG; from the coding sequence GTGCTTGAGCGCCTGGAAATCCGCCAGCTGAGACACTTCTCGGCCCTGGCCAAGACCCGCAGCATCACCGCCGCCGCCCGCAGCCAGGGCATCGTGCAGTCCGGCCTCTCGAACTCGATCCAGATGCTCGAGCGGGAACTGGGCGCCGAGCTCTACGTGCGCGGCACCCGCCCGCTGCGGCTGACCGCCGCCGGTGAGGCGCTGGTCGGGCCCGCCCGCCAGGCCATCGAGGCGGTCGGCGCCGCGCGCCGGGCCGTGCTCGACACCCAGGAGGTGCTCAGCGGCCGCCTGCGGCTGGGCCTGACCCGCTGCGCCCAGCACATGCTTCCCCTGGCCCGCCACCTCGGCGACTTCCTGGCCGCCCACCCCGGCATCGACGTGCGCGTCTGCTCCGCCGCCGAGGCCCGGCTGATCCGCATGGTGGAGGCCGGGGAACTCGACTGCGCGGTGGCCGCCCTGCCCGAGAAGGCCGGGCGCCTGCGGATGTTCCCGATCGTGACCGAGCAGCTCACCCTCACCTGCGGACCGGGACACCCCCTGGCCAACGCCCTCGAGGTCTCGCTCGACGACCTGGCGGGCCAGCACTTCGTGGAGGTGCCCGCGACCTGGGCCTCGCGCAAGCTGATCGACGAGACCTTCCGCGACGCCGGGCTCGAGCGCCGTGTCCTGGCCGAGGTCGACGACTGGACGCTGATCCTCGACCTGCTGGCCACCGGCACCGGCCTGGGGTTCGTGCCCTCGCGGCTGCCGGCCCGCATCGGCAACGGCCGCACGCCGGGCGTGCGCCAGATCCCGGTGAGCAACCTGCACCTGTCCACGGGGGTCGGGGTGATCCTGCCGGCGTACTCCGAGACGGCACCGGTGGCGTCGGCTTTCGCCCGGGACCTCGGGGTGCGCGACGACCACGGGACGCCGGGCGCACGCGCGAACGGCTGA
- a CDS encoding FAD-dependent oxidoreductase translates to MRHTRSGRAVVIGGSVAGLLAARALHETFDEVVVLDRDALPGAPEVRKGVPQGGHVHGLLARGRAALDELFEGLSQELIDRGAPVFDVQDDMEWWVDGRPLARAASGMFALAPSRSLLEFAIRRRVESLPNVRVLAGHTVTGLLITSDGSRCNGVRFTDDMTPGSVEEADLVVDATGRAARGRIWLEGLGFPPAREQRIETQVTYVTRRYRREPHHLGGMAGLSIGAYPGSSRSAFTLAQEDDSWVVTITGRFGAVPPTDDAGMLDWVSDLASPGIAEIIRDAEPLSEPVKMRYPASTRIRYDEMERFPSGLLIVGDALCSFNPVYGQGMTVAALEALLLGRLLKEGTDDLSAEFFFAAQALIDVPWSTVAATDLQFAETVGDRSGLDPERGAYLAHLRRVAAQDAVLASAFLRVAQLVDPPAALFAPEIVQRVEVAG, encoded by the coding sequence ATGAGACATACGCGGAGTGGGCGGGCTGTGGTCATCGGGGGATCCGTGGCGGGGCTCCTGGCGGCGCGGGCCCTGCACGAGACGTTCGACGAGGTCGTGGTGCTCGACCGGGACGCGCTGCCGGGCGCGCCGGAGGTCCGGAAAGGCGTGCCGCAGGGCGGGCACGTGCACGGGCTCCTGGCGCGGGGCCGGGCGGCGCTGGACGAGCTGTTCGAGGGGCTGAGCCAGGAGCTGATCGACCGGGGCGCGCCGGTCTTCGACGTGCAGGACGACATGGAGTGGTGGGTGGACGGACGGCCTCTCGCCCGGGCCGCCTCCGGCATGTTCGCGCTGGCCCCGAGCCGGAGCCTGCTGGAGTTCGCGATCCGGCGCCGGGTGGAGTCACTGCCGAACGTGCGCGTGCTGGCGGGCCACACGGTGACCGGGCTGCTGATCACGTCGGACGGGTCGCGCTGCAACGGCGTCCGTTTCACCGACGACATGACGCCGGGCTCGGTCGAGGAGGCCGATCTCGTGGTCGACGCCACGGGGCGGGCCGCGCGGGGCCGGATCTGGCTGGAGGGCCTGGGCTTCCCGCCGGCGCGTGAACAGCGGATCGAGACGCAGGTGACCTACGTGACCCGTCGCTACCGCCGCGAGCCGCACCATCTGGGCGGGATGGCGGGGCTGTCGATCGGGGCCTATCCCGGCAGTTCGCGCAGCGCCTTCACCCTGGCCCAGGAAGACGATTCCTGGGTGGTCACGATCACCGGCCGCTTCGGGGCGGTGCCGCCGACCGATGACGCGGGAATGCTCGACTGGGTGTCCGATCTCGCCAGCCCGGGCATCGCGGAGATCATCCGGGACGCGGAGCCGCTGAGCGAGCCGGTGAAGATGCGCTACCCGGCCAGCACCCGCATCCGCTACGACGAGATGGAACGCTTCCCTTCGGGTCTGCTGATCGTGGGCGACGCACTGTGCTCGTTCAATCCGGTGTACGGCCAGGGTATGACGGTCGCCGCCCTGGAGGCCCTGCTGCTGGGACGGCTGCTCAAGGAGGGCACGGACGACCTGTCCGCCGAGTTCTTCTTCGCGGCGCAGGCTCTCATCGACGTCCCCTGGTCGACGGTGGCCGCGACCGATCTGCAGTTCGCCGAGACCGTCGGTGACCGTTCCGGCCTGGATCCGGAGCGGGGTGCCTACCTGGCGCACCTGCGCCGGGTCGCCGCCCAGGATGCGGTTCTGGCCAGTGCCTTTCTGCGGGTCGCCCAGCTCGTCGACCCGCCCGCAGCCCTGTTCGCGCCGGAGATCGTGCAGCGGGTGGAGGTGGCGGGATGA
- a CDS encoding AfsR/SARP family transcriptional regulator: MPSRRGLWFSVLGPVRAWSGAQELDLGTPQCRLTLGVLLLRDGGSVLVDELVEALWTQTPPRSAVPGVRTFISRLRRILAEAGHPDVIEARQGTYRLLTGEDTVDARYLRRQLQLAAAEQQAGDLTAAASSLRLGLAQWQGTPLGEADGPFAEQQRAGLQRLRLSALEQCASVDLARDEPGSAVATLSSVIGEYPFDERLRELLMLGLLRTGRPADALRLFHSTSRLLGEELGVDPGPALQTLHQEILQSRPVVVTPVLRRVPAVLASVRPLHGVTPGFIGRADLIRRLADQVTTPGGGAVGLAGLTGTGKTALAVQLAHHLREQYPDGQVLASLHGRDEEPVPSGLVLSSLLGICGGAAGDPAEAWQALLRERRFLIVLDDAHDAEQLAPLLPRQPGSSAVVVTSQRPLRDSRVRTWCDLPALHPDEALDLLRDLLGPDRVDADPQAARHLVGRLSGLPFAIRYAAAVLEKRPHWSLASERVTALVLAGAGTDSPAPPARQLQRAGRRLPADLARAFSLMSLTDGGRLTVTTAALLLDVGPKRAQDLLEGLLDRGLIARRTPLSYEYPSLVREYARTVAVVRARPDDDELPSLGLICA; the protein is encoded by the coding sequence ATGCCGTCGCGCCGTGGGTTGTGGTTCTCCGTGCTCGGCCCGGTCCGGGCCTGGTCGGGTGCCCAGGAACTCGACCTGGGCACCCCGCAGTGCCGTCTGACCCTCGGGGTCCTGCTGCTGCGCGACGGGGGCAGCGTGCTGGTGGACGAGCTGGTCGAGGCCCTGTGGACGCAGACGCCTCCCCGCTCGGCGGTTCCCGGGGTGCGCACATTCATCTCACGGCTGCGCCGGATCCTGGCCGAGGCCGGGCACCCGGACGTGATCGAGGCCCGGCAGGGCACGTACCGCCTGCTGACGGGGGAGGACACGGTGGACGCCCGGTACCTGCGCCGCCAGCTGCAGCTGGCCGCGGCGGAACAGCAGGCCGGTGACCTGACGGCCGCCGCGTCGTCGCTGCGTCTGGGCCTGGCCCAGTGGCAGGGAACCCCGCTGGGTGAGGCGGACGGGCCGTTCGCCGAGCAGCAGCGGGCCGGTCTGCAGCGGCTGCGGCTGAGTGCTCTGGAGCAGTGCGCGAGCGTCGACCTGGCCCGGGACGAGCCCGGCTCGGCGGTGGCCACCCTGTCCTCGGTGATCGGCGAGTACCCGTTCGACGAGAGGTTGCGGGAGCTGCTCATGCTCGGGCTGCTGCGCACCGGGCGGCCGGCCGACGCGCTGCGCCTGTTCCACAGCACCAGCCGCCTGCTGGGCGAGGAGCTCGGGGTGGACCCGGGCCCGGCCCTGCAGACCCTGCACCAGGAGATCCTGCAGAGCCGCCCGGTCGTGGTGACGCCGGTCCTGCGGCGCGTCCCGGCCGTTCTCGCCTCGGTACGCCCGCTGCACGGGGTGACCCCGGGCTTCATCGGCCGGGCCGACCTGATCCGCCGCCTCGCCGACCAGGTCACGACGCCGGGGGGCGGGGCGGTCGGCCTGGCCGGGCTCACCGGCACCGGCAAGACCGCCCTGGCCGTGCAGCTGGCCCACCATCTGCGCGAGCAGTACCCCGACGGTCAGGTGCTGGCCTCGCTGCACGGGCGGGACGAAGAGCCGGTTCCGTCGGGACTCGTGCTCTCCTCGCTCCTGGGGATCTGCGGTGGGGCGGCCGGTGACCCGGCCGAGGCCTGGCAGGCGCTGTTGCGCGAGCGCCGGTTCCTGATCGTCCTCGACGACGCGCACGACGCCGAGCAGCTGGCCCCGCTGCTGCCCCGGCAGCCCGGTTCGTCGGCGGTCGTGGTCACCAGCCAACGACCTCTGCGTGACAGCCGGGTGCGGACCTGGTGCGACCTGCCCGCCCTGCATCCCGACGAGGCCCTCGACCTGCTGCGCGACCTGCTCGGCCCCGACCGCGTCGACGCCGACCCGCAGGCCGCCCGGCACCTGGTCGGCCGCCTCTCCGGCCTGCCGTTCGCGATCCGTTACGCGGCGGCCGTGCTGGAGAAGAGGCCGCACTGGTCGCTGGCCTCGGAACGGGTCACGGCCCTGGTGCTGGCCGGGGCGGGCACCGACTCCCCGGCCCCGCCGGCCCGGCAGCTGCAGCGGGCCGGCCGGCGCCTGCCCGCCGACCTGGCCCGCGCGTTCAGCCTGATGTCGCTGACCGACGGGGGACGCCTCACCGTCACCACCGCGGCCCTCCTGCTCGACGTCGGCCCGAAACGGGCGCAGGATCTCCTGGAGGGTCTGCTCGATCGTGGCCTCATCGCCCGGCGGACGCCCCTGAGCTACGAGTACCCCTCCCTGGTCCGCGAGTACGCGCGTACCGTCGCGGTGGTGCGAGCCCGCCCGGACGACGACGAGTTACCCTCGCTAGGACTGATCTGTGCTTGA
- a CDS encoding phosphatidylinositol-specific phospholipase C1-like protein, with amino-acid sequence MSSMKKRSLMAMLFAIVTLAACGGGEGTPPPGSENLGPDTIADSVTLDQIQVIGSHNSYHLEAVKRESNFRKAIVGDTADALEYTYASVGQQLGQFNVRQLEFDVWFDPEGGLYAKPLIRTLTLGGSLGQEMRAPGNKVLHIQDIDYHSNCVTFRECLQEVKTWSDRHPEHIPITFLIEFKDTPLTWTAAQKQEVREQQAEITEGKPASERKKIVASVKEALLADPVPWTSSRMDTVDADIASVFPAQEIITPDLVRGDAATLESAVLGKGWPTVGESRGKVMFLMDNSGAYRTEYLKGHDGLERRILFTNSTPGQPDAAFVEQNDPTGANAARIQDLVRQHYLVRTRADQDTLQARRNDTRLRDAALASGAQFVSTDYPAPGIAARFKSDYAVTLPGGVSVRCNPVNAPAECAAGQ; translated from the coding sequence ATGAGCTCCATGAAGAAGAGGTCGCTGATGGCAATGTTGTTCGCGATCGTCACCCTGGCGGCCTGCGGGGGTGGCGAGGGCACCCCGCCTCCCGGTTCGGAGAACCTCGGCCCCGACACGATCGCCGACTCGGTCACCCTCGACCAGATCCAGGTCATCGGCTCGCACAACAGCTATCACCTGGAGGCCGTGAAGCGGGAGAGCAACTTTCGCAAGGCCATCGTCGGTGACACCGCCGACGCGCTGGAGTACACCTACGCGTCCGTCGGCCAGCAGCTGGGCCAGTTCAACGTGCGGCAGCTGGAGTTCGACGTCTGGTTCGACCCGGAGGGTGGCCTGTACGCCAAGCCGCTGATCCGTACCCTGACGCTCGGCGGCTCGCTGGGCCAGGAGATGCGGGCGCCGGGCAACAAGGTGCTGCACATCCAGGACATCGACTACCACAGCAACTGCGTGACGTTCCGGGAGTGCCTGCAGGAGGTCAAGACCTGGTCGGACCGGCACCCGGAGCACATCCCGATCACGTTCCTGATCGAGTTCAAGGACACGCCGCTCACCTGGACCGCCGCGCAGAAGCAGGAGGTGCGCGAGCAGCAGGCCGAGATCACCGAGGGCAAGCCGGCCTCCGAACGCAAGAAGATCGTGGCATCGGTGAAGGAGGCGCTGCTGGCCGACCCGGTGCCGTGGACCTCGTCGCGGATGGACACGGTTGACGCCGACATCGCCTCGGTCTTCCCGGCCCAGGAGATCATCACCCCGGATCTCGTTCGCGGTGACGCCGCCACCCTGGAGTCCGCGGTGCTGGGGAAGGGCTGGCCCACCGTCGGCGAGAGCCGGGGCAAGGTCATGTTCCTGATGGACAACTCCGGCGCCTACCGCACGGAGTACCTCAAGGGCCATGACGGGCTCGAACGGCGCATCCTGTTCACGAACTCGACGCCAGGTCAGCCCGACGCCGCGTTCGTCGAGCAGAACGACCCGACGGGCGCGAACGCGGCCCGCATCCAGGATCTGGTGCGTCAGCACTACCTGGTGCGCACCCGGGCCGACCAGGACACCCTGCAGGCGCGCCGGAACGACACCCGTCTGCGCGACGCGGCGCTGGCCAGTGGCGCTCAGTTCGTCAGCACCGACTACCCGGCCCCCGGGATCGCCGCGCGGTTCAAGAGCGACTACGCCGTCACGCTTCCCGGCGGCGTCTCGGTGCGGTGCAACCCGGTGAACGCGCCGGCGGAGTGCGCGGCCGGACAGTGA
- a CDS encoding DUF3311 domain-containing protein — protein sequence MPNRSHWYWLLLVPIVIPLSTPLFNSKTPELFGFPLFYWLQLAFVLLGVGCTAVVHLKTKREG from the coding sequence ATGCCCAACCGCAGTCACTGGTACTGGCTCCTGCTGGTACCGATCGTGATCCCGCTCAGCACCCCGCTGTTCAACAGCAAGACCCCGGAACTCTTCGGCTTCCCGCTGTTCTACTGGCTCCAGCTCGCCTTCGTGCTGCTGGGTGTCGGCTGCACCGCGGTGGTGCACCTGAAGACGAAGCGGGAGGGCTGA
- the mctP gene encoding monocarboxylate uptake permease MctP: MPNASDHVTELIVFTTLFAIVSGLGFVAARWRRAESLDHLDEWGLGGRNFGGWITWFLLGGDLYTAYTFVAVPALVFASGAIGFYAVPYTIIMYPIVFMVMTRLWSVSYRHGYVTPADFVRGRFGSPTLALLVAITGIVATMPYIALQLIGIEAVLKVMGVHGHLPIIIAFLILAVYTYNSGLRAPALIAFVKDTLIYLVIIVAVIVIPYKLGGWGFIFGSAEQALAQTNPKTGLPRGSILLNANNQLQYITLALGSALALFLYPHSLTSVLAAKNRDTIRKNMSALPAYTFLLGLIALLGYMALAAGIKPVTSGGKADTNTIVPQLFDQMFPNWFAGVAYAAIAIGALVPASIMSIAAANLFTRNIYKEYLRKDASARQEASVSKLTSLVVKIGAVAVILFLDPQFAIDLQLIGGVLILQTLPAVAIGVFTRWLHPWALSTGLVAGLAVGIGMLYQIPNPNNGKAHFGGSAYKLALAGFDSDKQIYVGFVALLVNLVVVVVLTAVLRSAGAPQGVDATAADDYEADRGTADATV; the protein is encoded by the coding sequence ATGCCCAACGCCTCCGATCACGTCACCGAACTGATCGTCTTCACCACGCTCTTCGCGATCGTCTCCGGCCTCGGTTTCGTGGCCGCCCGCTGGCGCCGCGCCGAATCGCTCGACCACCTCGACGAATGGGGACTCGGCGGGCGCAACTTCGGCGGCTGGATCACCTGGTTCCTGCTCGGCGGTGACCTCTACACCGCCTACACGTTCGTCGCCGTTCCCGCCCTGGTGTTCGCCTCGGGTGCCATCGGGTTCTACGCGGTGCCGTACACGATCATCATGTACCCGATCGTGTTCATGGTGATGACCCGTCTGTGGTCGGTGAGCTACCGCCACGGCTACGTCACCCCGGCCGACTTCGTGCGCGGCCGATTCGGCTCACCCACCCTGGCGCTCCTGGTCGCGATCACCGGCATCGTCGCCACCATGCCCTACATCGCGCTGCAGCTCATCGGCATCGAGGCGGTGCTGAAGGTGATGGGCGTGCACGGGCACCTGCCCATCATCATCGCGTTCCTGATCCTGGCCGTGTACACGTACAACTCGGGTCTGCGCGCCCCGGCCCTGATCGCGTTCGTCAAGGACACCCTGATCTACCTGGTGATCATCGTCGCGGTGATCGTGATCCCGTACAAGCTCGGCGGCTGGGGTTTCATCTTCGGCAGCGCGGAACAGGCTCTGGCGCAGACGAACCCGAAAACCGGCTTGCCCAGGGGCAGCATCCTGCTCAACGCCAACAACCAGCTGCAGTACATCACCCTGGCCCTCGGCTCGGCCCTCGCGCTCTTCCTCTACCCGCACTCGCTCACCAGCGTGCTGGCGGCGAAGAACCGCGACACGATCCGCAAGAACATGTCAGCCCTTCCCGCTTACACGTTCCTGCTCGGCCTGATCGCCCTGCTCGGCTACATGGCCCTGGCGGCCGGCATCAAGCCCGTGACCAGTGGCGGCAAGGCCGACACGAACACCATCGTGCCGCAGCTGTTCGACCAGATGTTCCCGAACTGGTTCGCCGGCGTCGCCTACGCGGCCATCGCGATCGGCGCCCTCGTGCCCGCCTCGATCATGTCGATCGCGGCCGCGAACCTGTTCACCCGTAACATCTACAAGGAATACCTGCGGAAGGACGCGTCGGCACGCCAGGAGGCGTCGGTCAGCAAGCTCACGTCGCTGGTGGTGAAGATCGGCGCGGTCGCGGTGATCCTCTTCCTGGACCCCCAGTTCGCCATCGACCTGCAGCTCATCGGTGGCGTGCTGATCCTGCAGACCCTCCCGGCCGTGGCGATCGGGGTCTTCACCCGCTGGCTGCACCCGTGGGCGCTCAGCACCGGCCTGGTCGCCGGTCTGGCCGTCGGGATCGGGATGCTGTACCAGATCCCGAACCCGAACAACGGCAAGGCCCACTTCGGCGGCTCCGCCTACAAACTCGCGCTGGCGGGATTCGACTCCGACAAGCAGATCTACGTCGGCTTCGTGGCCCTGCTGGTCAACCTGGTGGTCGTGGTGGTGCTGACGGCGGTGCTGCGCTCGGCCGGAGCCCCGCAGGGCGTGGACGCGACCGCGGCCGACGACTACGAGGCCGACCGAGGCACGGCTGACGCGACCGTCTGA
- a CDS encoding AfsR/SARP family transcriptional regulator — translation MHTDTSAPETAHTPDPGETIESSLRAQVLGPVRIWRDGVELDLGPRQQRCLFALLMARAGQQVGMREIVEILWAGNPPASAVNIVHKYVSSLRRLLEPRVAARDSGSWLVRQGGGYQLTDDPGMSDLVRFRALVGRAQVAARAGDDARALALYRDALRLWNGRYAGDLAETAFEVAEFDSINRELFDAAAQAAGLALRVNDPAGLLSLLRRIASWDPLNEPLQAQLVEVLDAAGHKVEALAVYDAVRARLDEEFALEPGPELRGARQRVLSRALAAEPGTGRRHDDPVRALPPMRRIGDTVRPAARIRPAQLPPDLPVFVGRESEMAFVENAVQRETGGPVVVGMSGMAGVGKSTLAVHLAHTLSAGYEDGQIYLDLRDGAGAEVPTPDALATILLSLGIPATDLPGQVDARVALYRSLTAGKKMIVLLDNARTIQQVRPLVPNSAHGLVLVTSRPPLPGLAAVEGAGLLTVELPSAETARQMLAARLPEGGPAESCVLDDIINLCGRLPLALALVAARASAFPGLAPAELMTQLCQVPSRLEAFARDGGPEDPRSLYIWSYEQLSEPAARLFRLLALSDDETVTVPVCASLLGVEPPETQSLLRELTESSLLCETAPGRFGSQVLVRAYARELLAATDSPDERSSAANRLHHYLLHRANYQI, via the coding sequence ATGCACACTGACACCTCAGCCCCCGAAACCGCCCACACCCCGGACCCCGGAGAGACCATCGAATCATCACTGCGCGCCCAGGTTCTCGGGCCGGTGCGGATCTGGCGCGACGGCGTCGAGCTCGATCTCGGCCCCCGTCAGCAGCGCTGCCTGTTCGCCCTGCTGATGGCCCGGGCCGGGCAGCAGGTCGGCATGCGGGAGATCGTCGAGATCCTCTGGGCCGGCAACCCACCGGCCAGCGCCGTGAACATCGTGCACAAGTACGTGAGTTCACTGCGACGGCTGCTCGAACCCCGGGTCGCCGCTCGCGACAGCGGATCGTGGCTCGTGCGCCAGGGCGGCGGCTACCAGCTCACCGACGACCCGGGCATGAGCGACCTGGTGCGCTTCCGGGCCCTGGTGGGCCGGGCCCAGGTCGCCGCCCGAGCCGGCGACGACGCGCGCGCCCTGGCGCTCTACCGGGACGCCCTGCGCCTGTGGAACGGGCGCTACGCCGGTGACCTGGCCGAAACCGCTTTCGAGGTAGCCGAGTTCGACAGCATCAACCGCGAGCTGTTCGACGCCGCCGCCCAGGCCGCCGGGCTCGCCCTGCGGGTGAACGACCCCGCCGGGCTGCTCAGCCTGCTGCGCCGCATCGCCTCCTGGGACCCGCTGAACGAGCCCCTGCAGGCCCAGCTCGTCGAGGTGCTCGACGCGGCCGGGCACAAGGTGGAGGCCCTGGCCGTGTACGACGCCGTGCGCGCCCGCCTCGACGAGGAGTTCGCCCTCGAGCCCGGGCCGGAACTGCGCGGCGCCCGCCAGCGGGTGCTGAGCCGGGCCCTGGCCGCGGAACCGGGGACCGGCCGCCGCCACGACGACCCGGTGCGGGCCCTGCCCCCGATGCGCAGGATCGGTGACACGGTGCGCCCGGCCGCCCGGATCCGCCCGGCCCAGCTGCCGCCCGACCTGCCGGTCTTCGTGGGCCGCGAGAGCGAGATGGCGTTCGTGGAGAACGCGGTGCAGCGGGAGACCGGCGGGCCGGTGGTCGTCGGGATGAGCGGCATGGCCGGCGTCGGGAAGTCCACCCTCGCGGTGCATCTGGCGCACACTCTCTCGGCCGGGTACGAGGACGGGCAGATCTACCTCGACCTGCGCGACGGCGCGGGGGCCGAGGTACCGACCCCGGACGCGCTGGCCACCATCCTGCTCTCGCTGGGCATCCCGGCCACCGACCTGCCCGGGCAGGTGGACGCCCGGGTGGCGCTCTACCGCAGCCTGACCGCGGGCAAGAAGATGATCGTGCTGCTCGACAACGCCCGCACGATCCAGCAGGTGCGCCCGCTCGTGCCGAACTCCGCGCACGGGCTGGTGCTGGTGACCAGCCGACCGCCGCTGCCCGGGCTGGCGGCGGTGGAAGGGGCCGGCCTGCTGACGGTCGAACTGCCTTCGGCCGAGACCGCCCGGCAGATGCTCGCGGCCCGGCTGCCCGAGGGCGGGCCCGCCGAGAGCTGCGTGCTCGACGACATCATCAACCTGTGCGGCCGGTTGCCTCTGGCGCTGGCCCTGGTGGCGGCCCGGGCCTCGGCCTTCCCGGGGCTGGCGCCCGCCGAGCTGATGACGCAGCTGTGCCAGGTGCCCTCGCGGTTGGAGGCCTTCGCCCGGGACGGCGGCCCGGAAGACCCACGCAGCCTGTACATCTGGTCGTACGAGCAGCTGAGCGAACCGGCGGCCCGGCTCTTCCGGCTGCTGGCCCTCAGTGACGACGAGACGGTGACGGTGCCGGTCTGTGCCAGCCTGCTGGGGGTGGAACCGCCCGAGACCCAGTCTCTGTTGAGGGAACTCACCGAATCGTCGTTGCTCTGCGAGACGGCGCCGGGGCGGTTCGGCTCGCAGGTGCTGGTGCGGGCCTACGCCCGGGAGCTGCTGGCCGCGACGGACAGCCCGGACGAGCGGTCGAGCGCCGCGAACCGGCTGCACCACTACCTCCTGCACCGGGCCAACTACCAGATCTGA
- a CDS encoding response regulator transcription factor, with protein sequence MPDAPPAVAVVSPNLVIRMGLIHVLEREGGFEVVQNETTIDALSPQIPSDVTVLDLSARPAGVLAPLRVPVPGRLLAICSPGHLPELGAALSQGLIGFVTRDTDTDGLLTAMNSVLAGCVHVDAALLQPLVSQLTHPRRESKPLGDREADMLRLVAQGLTHGQISTRLGLSESTVNTYVKRIRTKLNAGNKAELTRLAIELGYLPSAARSQEH encoded by the coding sequence CGTGGTCTCCCCCAACCTGGTCATCCGCATGGGCCTGATCCATGTACTGGAACGCGAGGGTGGCTTCGAGGTGGTGCAGAACGAGACCACTATCGACGCCCTGAGCCCGCAGATCCCGTCCGACGTCACGGTGCTGGACCTTTCCGCACGTCCCGCCGGGGTCCTCGCGCCCCTGAGAGTGCCGGTGCCCGGCCGTCTTCTGGCGATCTGCTCACCGGGCCACCTTCCCGAACTGGGTGCGGCCCTCAGTCAGGGCCTGATCGGATTCGTGACCCGCGACACCGACACCGACGGCCTGCTCACGGCGATGAACTCGGTTCTCGCCGGCTGTGTTCACGTCGATGCCGCCCTGCTGCAGCCACTCGTCTCCCAGCTCACGCATCCGCGACGGGAATCCAAGCCGCTCGGTGACCGCGAGGCCGACATGCTCCGCCTTGTCGCCCAGGGTTTGACACACGGGCAGATCAGCACACGGCTGGGGCTGTCCGAGTCCACGGTGAACACCTACGTGAAACGCATCCGGACCAAGCTGAACGCCGGGAACAAGGCCGAACTCACCCGGCTGGCCATCGAACTGGGCTACCTGCCGAGTGCGGCCCGGTCGCAGGAACACTGA